In Bacillus sp. BGMRC 2118, a genomic segment contains:
- a CDS encoding VOC family protein: MEILKIKLCTLNIKEMKAFYTEVLEMELIEVSEKHFTVRAGNSKIEFHLSETLPSYHFAVRTNIAYLTYIFNKVSKTHKDKVLCDIQGFESGYWKGKQVYFHDPDGNIVEIIEQQVRCDEWYDVCEIGMPAGDVEQLAMELKELPNKNKPESESFQFFGDETGNFVLVKESRGWFPTKQPSTIHPIDIEIRAERVKNTTITSRNLPYTINVLK, translated from the coding sequence ATGGAAATCTTAAAAATTAAATTATGTACATTAAATATTAAGGAGATGAAAGCGTTTTATACTGAAGTATTAGAAATGGAACTCATAGAGGTAAGTGAAAAACACTTTACGGTTCGAGCTGGGAATTCGAAAATAGAATTTCATTTAAGCGAAACGTTACCTTCTTATCATTTTGCTGTGAGAACGAACATTGCTTATCTTACTTATATTTTCAACAAGGTAAGCAAAACTCACAAAGATAAAGTACTTTGTGATATACAAGGATTTGAGAGTGGATACTGGAAAGGGAAACAAGTCTATTTTCACGATCCAGATGGGAATATCGTTGAAATAATAGAACAACAAGTACGATGTGACGAGTGGTATGATGTTTGTGAAATAGGTATGCCTGCAGGTGATGTTGAACAGCTGGCAATGGAATTAAAAGAGTTACCAAATAAAAATAAACCTGAGTCAGAATCATTTCAATTTTTTGGAGATGAAACAGGGAACTTTGTCTTGGTGAAAGAAAGTAGAGGATGGTTCCCTACAAAACAACCCTCTACCATTCACCCCATAGATATTGAGATTAGGGCAGAGCGAGTTAAAAACACTACAATTACTAGTAGAAATTTGCCTTATACAATAAACGTACTTAAGTAA
- a CDS encoding GNAT family N-acetyltransferase has product MSFEFLDFKLIKGEEIDLHLVQTVPGNPEKNWVPAYHFHLSLSGFSKPIGKIDIRIGNNENLYYGGHIGYSVDEEYRGNHYAGKAVLLLRQVAEAHEMEKLIITCNPDNIASRKTCEYVGATLTKIVDVPSDSDLYERGEKEKCIYEWVLK; this is encoded by the coding sequence ATGAGTTTCGAATTTTTAGATTTCAAGCTAATAAAAGGGGAAGAAATAGACTTGCATTTAGTACAGACAGTACCAGGTAACCCTGAGAAAAATTGGGTTCCGGCCTATCATTTTCACCTATCATTGAGTGGATTCTCCAAACCGATTGGGAAAATTGATATTCGAATCGGAAACAACGAAAATTTATATTATGGAGGACATATTGGCTATTCTGTTGATGAGGAATATCGAGGAAATCATTATGCAGGGAAAGCTGTATTGCTACTGCGCCAAGTGGCAGAAGCTCACGAAATGGAAAAGCTCATCATTACGTGCAATCCGGACAATATCGCCTCAAGAAAAACATGTGAATATGTCGGGGCAACTTTAACTAAAATCGTTGACGTCCCCTCAGACAGCGACTTGTATGAACGAGGGGAAAAGGAAAAATGCATATATGAATGGGTGTTGAAGTAA
- a CDS encoding SpoIIE family protein phosphatase yields MSNYKQKFVQAAHKVFELLRATVPARTFFIATTSNEKFHILVKFNSVGGCTIPENVNAPLHTSYCSFVAMEAKPLLISDTGQSELVRDMKVTSEFSIGSYLGVPIFLEDGSIFGTLCALDPMPHILEEKHTKILEGFAGLISNAIELEKTIRDLRKHELQTENEFLLAQRVQKTLFSQPLQKEAIQVSTIHLPSTHLSGDLFTWQKLDDQKYGIIILDVMGHDVSSALIGMMVFSQVKNHMATFKTPYEVMKALNLDVINFFNDTNDFGAFVTGIYVVLDLKEQLLTYMNAGHPPAILIQNNHTEFLSSANLPLGITDVFPDSSKTSSLIDQQFNLLLYTDGLLDILKPKGETVLHELQEEVEKSLITRTPITNYFEKKISTLEKHPDDICILSILANDRRG; encoded by the coding sequence ATGAGTAATTATAAACAAAAATTTGTCCAGGCAGCTCACAAGGTTTTTGAACTGTTACGTGCAACGGTTCCTGCCAGAACTTTTTTTATCGCAACCACTTCAAACGAGAAGTTTCATATACTCGTAAAATTTAATAGTGTTGGTGGTTGTACAATTCCTGAAAATGTAAATGCTCCCCTTCATACTTCGTATTGTAGTTTTGTGGCTATGGAGGCGAAGCCTTTGCTAATTAGTGATACAGGACAATCTGAGTTAGTAAGAGATATGAAGGTAACATCCGAGTTCTCGATAGGCTCATATCTCGGTGTTCCGATTTTCTTAGAGGATGGATCCATATTTGGAACATTATGTGCACTAGATCCCATGCCTCATATCTTAGAAGAAAAACACACCAAGATATTAGAAGGCTTTGCAGGTTTAATCTCTAATGCAATTGAGCTTGAAAAAACCATTAGAGACCTCAGAAAGCATGAACTTCAAACAGAAAATGAATTTTTACTAGCTCAAAGAGTACAAAAAACACTTTTTAGCCAACCCTTACAAAAAGAGGCTATTCAAGTTAGTACCATTCATCTTCCCTCCACGCATCTGTCAGGGGATCTTTTTACATGGCAAAAGCTTGACGATCAAAAGTATGGAATCATTATTCTGGATGTAATGGGGCATGATGTCTCTTCTGCACTCATAGGAATGATGGTATTTTCGCAAGTAAAGAACCACATGGCAACATTTAAAACTCCATATGAAGTGATGAAAGCACTGAACTTAGATGTTATTAATTTCTTTAATGACACAAATGACTTCGGGGCGTTTGTTACAGGAATATATGTTGTTTTAGACTTAAAAGAACAGCTTCTGACTTACATGAATGCTGGTCACCCACCAGCTATCTTAATACAGAATAATCATACTGAGTTCCTATCAAGTGCAAATTTGCCATTAGGGATAACAGATGTGTTCCCAGATTCTAGCAAGACATCAAGTTTAATTGACCAACAATTTAATCTCTTACTTTATACAGACGGATTACTAGATATATTAAAGCCAAAAGGAGAGACTGTGCTACATGAACTCCAGGAAGAAGTAGAGAAGAGTTTAATCACTAGGACGCCGATCACCAATTACTTTGAAAAAAAGATTTCAACATTAGAAAAGCACCCAGATGACATATGTATTTTGTCTATACTGGCAAACGACAGAAGAGGATGA
- a CDS encoding methyl-accepting chemotaxis protein has protein sequence MRLGIKQKFTLVFVLLFLIGSCILIVNSVSNLDKEIHNVAKESLNKDLSLAKNLMDKTYPGEWSIKDGKLFKGTTLLNGNFDMVDEVGELTGNAVTIFQGDTRVSTTVKKEDGERAIGTQVSEEVAAHTLKGGNIFTGDAIVVGKKLVTIYEPIKDSSGATIGMLFVGDSADKYDNAISNFRTKLIFFGISEVIVMALLIFGLVHFQVKPLLLVTRVAKQVATGNLGVAKLQTTLKDEVGDLSRSINQMVDNLKELISTVVSTSEQVAATSEELAASADVTGEMSNQIAKTTSSIATGTNRQSEELQSILEKMEQAVTQVNTGNAAVEDTLVNANQSTKEANQGNEAINEAIQHLSTVTSTVEFATDSIQKLGKRSEEIGGIITVITEISNQTNLLALNAAIEAARAGEHGKGFAVVASEVRKLAEQSNNAASQITELIEDIQSETKVTVNTMETNLESVKEQVGLIQKGGQALVKIVQNVKDTEDGVLHMKSVLNQINDHISGVLYSTQQMNEIIEEAAAFTEEAAASTEEQAATIEEVASSANELAKTAEELQVKLKVFTL, from the coding sequence ATGAGACTAGGAATTAAACAAAAGTTTACGCTTGTATTTGTTTTATTATTTCTTATTGGTTCTTGTATTTTAATTGTTAATTCAGTAAGTAATTTAGATAAAGAGATTCATAACGTTGCAAAGGAAAGCTTAAATAAGGATTTATCCCTAGCAAAAAACCTAATGGATAAAACCTATCCTGGTGAATGGTCCATTAAGGATGGGAAATTATTTAAGGGAACCACTTTATTAAATGGTAATTTTGACATGGTAGATGAAGTGGGCGAGTTAACAGGAAATGCGGTAACTATTTTCCAAGGAGATACACGAGTATCAACAACGGTTAAAAAGGAAGATGGAGAACGAGCAATAGGCACACAGGTGTCAGAGGAGGTTGCCGCACACACACTTAAGGGTGGCAACATTTTTACTGGTGATGCCATTGTGGTTGGAAAGAAGCTCGTAACGATTTATGAGCCAATTAAAGACTCAAGTGGAGCTACAATCGGCATGTTATTTGTTGGAGATTCTGCTGATAAATACGACAATGCTATTTCTAACTTTAGAACAAAACTGATATTTTTTGGTATTAGTGAAGTGATTGTCATGGCACTGCTTATATTTGGATTAGTCCATTTTCAAGTGAAACCTTTACTACTAGTTACTAGAGTAGCAAAACAAGTTGCAACGGGAAATCTGGGTGTAGCTAAATTACAGACTACGCTTAAGGATGAAGTTGGGGACCTTTCACGATCTATTAATCAAATGGTAGATAACCTGAAAGAATTAATTTCAACCGTGGTTTCTACATCAGAACAGGTTGCGGCAACTTCAGAGGAATTGGCAGCTAGTGCTGATGTGACTGGCGAAATGAGTAACCAAATTGCAAAGACAACAAGTAGTATTGCTACTGGAACGAATCGTCAGTCAGAGGAGCTTCAAAGTATTTTGGAAAAAATGGAACAGGCTGTTACACAAGTAAACACCGGAAATGCTGCTGTTGAAGATACGTTAGTCAATGCTAATCAATCAACAAAAGAAGCAAATCAAGGAAATGAAGCCATTAATGAAGCCATTCAACATTTAAGCACTGTAACCAGTACTGTAGAATTTGCTACAGATTCAATCCAAAAGCTTGGAAAAAGATCAGAAGAAATTGGTGGAATCATTACGGTCATTACTGAGATTTCTAACCAAACAAATCTACTTGCACTTAATGCAGCGATAGAAGCTGCCAGAGCGGGTGAGCATGGTAAGGGATTTGCAGTAGTTGCTTCTGAAGTTAGAAAGCTTGCTGAACAGTCGAATAATGCAGCTAGTCAAATTACAGAACTGATTGAGGATATCCAATCGGAAACAAAGGTGACTGTGAATACAATGGAAACAAATCTCGAATCTGTTAAAGAACAGGTAGGGCTGATTCAAAAGGGTGGACAAGCACTTGTGAAGATTGTTCAGAATGTAAAGGATACGGAGGATGGAGTACTACACATGAAATCTGTGTTAAATCAAATTAACGATCATATCAGTGGAGTCTTATATTCTACCCAACAAATGAATGAGATTATAGAGGAAGCTGCGGCATTTACGGAAGAAGCAGCTGCATCTACTGAAGAGCAGGCTGCTACGATTGAAGAGGTTGCTTCGAGCGCAAATGAGCTGGCAAAAACAGCCGAGGAACTACAAGTCAAACTAAAAGTGTTTACTTTATAA
- the dnaN gene encoding DNA polymerase III subunit beta — MEFIINREYFTKAISDVMKAVSSKTTFPILTGIKLIAETDRIILIGSNADITIKRTIPQISDNQKIFEVLKAGSVVVSAKIMSEISKKLPGDIHLSLNHDQTVTLQSEEIKTKLTIFNGEDYPTIPEVTKTKSVTIKSDILLEMIKQTAFASSKNESRPVLTGVNFSFQENVLTCVATNSHRLAMKTYKVNSGLTGSFIVPSSTLLELTKLFGNQPTDIEIYASDTIILFTSQNLSLYSRLIEGVYPNVSGLIPEETTTIVTVNTRELLSGMNRASLFASEWKNNNIHLQIHDGSKIKMSSKSSEMGQIEETQGIKRITGDTELHITIDGNFMMDALKVIQEDEVKLCFNGTMRPILVLPVGNDSQLQLISPVRS; from the coding sequence ATGGAATTTATCATAAATCGTGAGTACTTTACCAAAGCCATATCAGACGTCATGAAGGCTGTATCTTCAAAAACGACCTTCCCGATTCTTACGGGAATAAAACTCATAGCTGAAACGGATCGTATCATCTTAATAGGAAGTAATGCTGATATTACGATTAAAAGAACGATCCCCCAGATAAGTGATAACCAGAAAATATTCGAAGTACTGAAGGCAGGAAGTGTGGTCGTTTCTGCAAAAATTATGAGTGAGATTAGCAAAAAGTTACCTGGTGACATCCATCTCTCCCTTAATCATGATCAAACGGTCACGTTACAATCTGAAGAAATTAAAACAAAGTTAACAATTTTCAATGGTGAAGACTATCCAACTATACCAGAAGTGACAAAGACTAAAAGTGTGACAATCAAAAGTGACATCTTACTAGAGATGATTAAGCAAACCGCATTTGCATCGTCTAAAAATGAATCAAGACCTGTGCTTACAGGTGTAAACTTCTCATTTCAAGAAAACGTACTTACATGCGTAGCAACCAATTCACATCGATTAGCAATGAAAACCTATAAAGTTAACTCAGGCTTAACAGGTTCTTTTATCGTTCCGAGTTCAACTTTACTAGAATTGACAAAACTGTTTGGAAATCAGCCTACTGATATTGAGATTTATGCTTCAGATACAATCATTCTGTTTACATCTCAAAACCTTTCTCTATATTCAAGATTGATTGAGGGCGTCTATCCGAATGTATCTGGTTTAATTCCCGAAGAAACAACGACCATTGTAACCGTTAACACTCGTGAGTTACTAAGTGGAATGAATCGGGCAAGCTTATTTGCGAGTGAGTGGAAAAACAACAACATCCACCTGCAGATTCATGACGGATCCAAAATTAAAATGTCCTCGAAATCATCAGAAATGGGACAAATCGAAGAAACTCAAGGCATCAAACGTATAACGGGTGATACAGAATTACACATAACAATCGACGGCAATTTCATGATGGATGCTTTAAAAGTCATTCAGGAAGACGAAGTGAAATTGTGCTTTAACGGGACGATGCGACCTATATTGGTTCTTCCTGTGGGGAATGACTCTCAGCTTCAACTTATTTCTCCGGTCCGATCGTGA
- a CDS encoding GNAT family N-acetyltransferase produces MEKNTLLRLVEFDKHDIPGIVDLSTSVNWDYDEYEIGTVMASGKIFGHKNKEGKIVSSAAVIPYDHNLASIGMVIVHRDFRGFGLGREAAQKCIDYVPIDSSILLIATEEGKPLYKKMGFSEVDSVHKYLCDTYIDGQPLHHDGVFIENFNERDFDDIVKLDQAAFGDKRSNFLKHRINQSNQCLVARDKNGNIIGYGLSIVGPINTILGPIVSPDVHTTKLILDRLASKHQGKLRIDVPSGQEDFMQFLKQSGFKKASNPPIMMINSVTMPLRNKTLFGIAAQIFG; encoded by the coding sequence ATGGAAAAGAATACATTATTACGATTAGTGGAATTTGATAAACATGATATTCCTGGTATTGTTGATTTATCTACATCAGTTAATTGGGATTATGATGAATATGAAATTGGAACCGTTATGGCATCTGGTAAGATATTTGGGCACAAAAATAAAGAGGGGAAAATTGTGTCTAGTGCTGCTGTAATTCCATATGATCATAATTTAGCTTCAATTGGTATGGTGATTGTTCATAGAGATTTCAGAGGGTTCGGATTAGGAAGAGAAGCAGCACAAAAATGTATAGATTATGTACCAATTGACTCTTCAATTTTGTTAATTGCAACCGAAGAAGGAAAACCACTTTATAAAAAAATGGGTTTTAGTGAAGTAGACAGCGTACATAAATATCTTTGTGATACTTATATAGATGGTCAACCGTTACATCACGATGGAGTATTCATCGAAAATTTCAATGAAAGAGATTTTGATGATATTGTAAAGCTTGATCAGGCTGCCTTTGGAGATAAAAGGAGCAATTTTCTAAAGCATAGAATAAACCAATCAAATCAATGTTTAGTAGCAAGAGATAAAAATGGAAATATAATTGGTTATGGATTATCAATTGTAGGACCAATCAATACAATTTTGGGGCCAATTGTATCACCTGATGTTCATACTACAAAGTTAATTCTAGATAGGTTAGCTTCGAAGCATCAAGGGAAATTAAGAATTGACGTTCCATCTGGTCAAGAAGACTTTATGCAATTCCTAAAGCAGAGTGGATTTAAAAAAGCTAGTAACCCACCAATTATGATGATTAACTCTGTCACAATGCCACTTAGAAATAAAACATTATTCGGCATTGCTGCGCAAATTTTCGGGTAA
- the fabZ gene encoding 3-hydroxyacyl-ACP dehydratase FabZ: MLDTQQIKEVIRHRYPLLLVDRILELEEGKRAVGIKNVTVNEDFFNGHFPDYLVMPGVLIVEALAQVSGVVMLTKEGNKGRLGLLAGIDKCRFRQQVKPGDQLRLEVEIIRLKGPIGKGKGVATVDGEVVCETELLFAFGN, encoded by the coding sequence ATGTTAGATACTCAACAAATTAAAGAAGTGATTAGACATCGTTATCCTCTTCTTTTAGTTGATAGAATTTTGGAATTAGAAGAAGGAAAACGTGCAGTTGGTATCAAGAATGTGACGGTGAATGAGGACTTTTTCAATGGACATTTCCCTGATTACCTAGTTATGCCAGGCGTATTAATTGTAGAGGCATTAGCACAAGTAAGTGGAGTTGTGATGTTAACGAAAGAAGGAAATAAAGGAAGATTAGGACTCTTAGCAGGTATCGATAAGTGCAGATTTAGACAGCAAGTAAAACCAGGAGACCAACTTCGTCTTGAGGTTGAAATCATCCGACTAAAAGGTCCTATTGGAAAAGGTAAAGGTGTAGCTACAGTTGATGGAGAAGTAGTTTGCGAAACTGAGTTACTGTTTGCATTTGGGAATTAA
- a CDS encoding ATP-binding protein: protein MYFVYTGKRQKRMKGMFTFELELPCQYSSIDTFDTKAAEALKSYTDSYRSLVFIIHELVINSLEASIKKFGSEAARYSIKLIISHADEGLEISVQDFAGGMDLQELEQLGNRTLGESVISESGRGLMMIQQMVDEFKMNYEQDGLFTVKVRKEGVNYR, encoded by the coding sequence ATGTATTTTGTCTATACTGGCAAACGACAGAAGAGGATGAAAGGTATGTTTACATTTGAATTAGAATTACCATGTCAATATAGCTCGATTGATACATTTGATACGAAAGCAGCAGAGGCTCTTAAATCTTATACAGATTCTTACAGGAGCTTGGTTTTTATCATACATGAGCTTGTCATAAATTCATTAGAAGCTTCGATAAAGAAATTTGGTAGTGAGGCAGCACGGTATTCTATCAAACTTATCATTTCTCATGCAGATGAGGGTCTAGAAATATCAGTTCAAGATTTTGCAGGTGGCATGGACCTTCAAGAACTTGAACAACTTGGAAATAGAACATTGGGGGAATCTGTGATAAGTGAAAGTGGACGAGGTTTGATGATGATTCAGCAAATGGTTGATGAATTCAAGATGAATTATGAACAAGATGGATTGTTTACAGTGAAAGTAAGAAAAGAAGGAGTTAATTATAGATGA
- a CDS encoding Parvovirus coat protein VP1-like protein: MPCYPGYRYCGPRCSGPGAPVNRLDSICRDHDLCYRRTGSSRMCDEIFLNRVRPLMYQRSQMAKDARVMYRFMGLKNML, translated from the coding sequence ATGCCTTGTTATCCAGGCTACCGATATTGTGGACCAAGATGTAGCGGACCAGGTGCTCCGGTTAATCGGTTAGATTCCATCTGTCGTGATCACGACCTTTGTTACCGTAGAACCGGGTCTAGTAGAATGTGTGATGAAATCTTCTTAAACCGAGTTCGTCCCCTTATGTATCAACGGTCACAAATGGCAAAAGACGCAAGAGTGATGTATCGGTTTATGGGTTTAAAAAATATGCTTTAG
- a CDS encoding thiamine biosynthesis protein ThiJ yields the protein MKIAIVCFDNFTDIDVFLPWDLLNRVRLVGGMNDWEVQLLSTEQTHISMSGLRIPMTGDISEIPSADAVVFASGIGVQDLFENQQYLNQIHLNPDNQLIGSMCSGALLLGAKGLLKGLKATTYPTVVDQLRKFDVEVIEQSFVTNGNVSTAAGCFAAQDLSAWIIRNLTDEDMVNTVLETVQPVGKGLSFS from the coding sequence TTGAAGATTGCTATTGTCTGTTTTGATAATTTTACAGATATAGATGTATTTTTACCTTGGGATTTGCTAAATCGTGTCCGTTTGGTAGGGGGTATGAACGATTGGGAAGTCCAATTGTTAAGTACGGAACAAACACATATCTCTATGTCTGGATTAAGAATCCCGATGACAGGGGATATATCGGAGATTCCTTCAGCTGATGCTGTTGTATTCGCAAGCGGAATAGGAGTCCAGGATTTATTTGAAAACCAACAATATTTAAATCAAATTCACTTAAATCCAGATAATCAATTAATTGGGTCAATGTGTTCTGGGGCTCTATTATTGGGAGCGAAGGGGCTATTGAAAGGTCTAAAAGCCACAACGTATCCAACGGTAGTTGATCAACTTAGAAAGTTTGATGTTGAAGTGATTGAACAAAGTTTTGTTACGAACGGAAATGTATCAACTGCAGCAGGTTGTTTCGCTGCACAAGATTTATCAGCATGGATCATTAGAAACTTGACAGATGAAGATATGGTTAATACAGTGCTAGAAACTGTACAGCCTGTTGGTAAAGGATTGTCATTTAGTTAA
- a CDS encoding VanZ family protein, whose product MKLITKAGLLFILILYVLILTKLVLFKHYAVSEMFRFHFDMYKIKSSNFVPFKTIYLYLVVAKDLNSSIRIINLAGNVVGFVPFGFLLPLLNKDLFALTRMSLATLMLSFTYEIFQLFTYLGSFDVDDLLLNTIGGVIGYSILKLVSIMIASRLKLRKFNEEV is encoded by the coding sequence ATAAAACTGATAACAAAAGCAGGTTTACTATTCATACTAATTTTGTATGTATTGATTCTTACCAAGCTAGTGTTATTTAAACACTATGCTGTTTCAGAAATGTTTCGTTTTCATTTTGACATGTATAAGATAAAGTCTAGTAATTTCGTGCCGTTTAAAACGATCTATTTATATCTAGTTGTAGCAAAGGATTTAAACAGCAGTATCCGAATAATAAATCTAGCAGGAAACGTGGTTGGCTTTGTACCGTTTGGGTTCTTATTGCCTTTACTCAATAAAGATCTATTCGCTCTTACACGCATGTCCCTTGCTACATTGATGCTTAGTTTTACATATGAAATCTTTCAATTATTTACGTATTTAGGTTCGTTTGACGTAGATGACCTCCTGTTAAATACGATTGGAGGAGTAATTGGCTATTCAATTCTGAAGCTCGTATCTATAATGATTGCAAGTAGATTAAAACTTCGTAAGTTCAACGAAGAAGTATAG
- a CDS encoding GNAT family N-acetyltransferase, with the protein MTLVVTRELSERLEVSETDCLFSRLSAIRDIEGNSMGVEIKKFGNATAFSVKNIPGPSYNQVKGLKNGDEQYLEQIIAFYREREIHFQFEITPGNISGELLKQLNHLGYYQHTFHTTLFSSTNELVNNESNPSITIRKLERDEFDIFAEVYQKGFGMPDFLKQGISQNNKILYDNKKWKFYLATINESPAGIGVIFMKNRVAMLAAAATIPAYRNKGIQTELLKVRINHALAEECKLIVGQARFGSVSQNNMERMGMKIAYTKSIWING; encoded by the coding sequence ATGACGTTAGTTGTTACAAGAGAATTATCAGAGAGACTAGAGGTATCTGAAACCGATTGCCTTTTCTCAAGATTGTCAGCAATAAGGGATATAGAGGGAAATTCAATGGGAGTTGAGATTAAAAAGTTCGGAAATGCAACAGCATTTTCCGTGAAAAATATTCCAGGTCCTTCCTACAATCAAGTTAAGGGATTGAAAAACGGGGATGAACAATATTTAGAACAGATCATAGCGTTCTATAGAGAAAGAGAGATCCATTTCCAATTCGAGATTACACCTGGAAATATATCAGGTGAACTTTTAAAACAACTCAACCACCTTGGTTATTATCAACATACCTTTCATACAACATTATTTAGTTCAACTAATGAATTAGTAAATAATGAAAGTAATCCTTCAATAACAATTAGAAAGCTAGAAAGAGATGAATTTGATATCTTTGCGGAGGTTTATCAAAAAGGTTTTGGGATGCCAGATTTTTTAAAGCAAGGAATCTCACAAAATAATAAAATACTCTACGATAATAAGAAGTGGAAATTCTATCTTGCTACAATAAATGAAAGTCCTGCTGGAATAGGTGTAATCTTTATGAAAAATAGAGTTGCTATGCTCGCTGCTGCAGCAACGATACCAGCCTATAGAAACAAAGGGATCCAAACTGAACTTTTAAAGGTACGAATAAATCATGCTTTAGCTGAAGAATGTAAGTTAATTGTAGGACAAGCAAGATTCGGCTCGGTTAGTCAAAATAATATGGAGAGAATGGGTATGAAGATCGCATATACCAAGTCAATATGGATTAATGGATAA
- a CDS encoding STAS domain-containing protein, giving the protein MMTNPNTFEYQEVGNLQIFKISGKLQYGNTQTIKDELIKQMNTELSYFIFDLTNMSDIDSTGMGVFVTFLKHLNNPSKKVALVIEDTFINELFKIAKLDSIFTLTSSVEGAKDLLTK; this is encoded by the coding sequence ATGATGACTAACCCAAATACATTTGAGTATCAAGAAGTAGGAAATCTACAAATTTTTAAAATATCTGGAAAGTTACAATATGGCAACACGCAAACCATTAAAGACGAATTGATAAAACAGATGAATACGGAGCTTTCTTATTTTATTTTTGACCTAACCAATATGAGTGATATTGATAGTACGGGAATGGGTGTATTTGTCACGTTTTTAAAACACCTAAATAATCCATCCAAAAAAGTCGCATTAGTGATTGAAGATACATTTATAAATGAATTATTTAAAATCGCAAAGCTGGATTCAATCTTTACCTTAACCAGCTCTGTTGAGGGCGCGAAGGATTTGTTGACAAAATAA
- a CDS encoding nucleotidyltransferase, which yields MTIIKNIGRLCPTNENGTIQNDSSHASVPPEFRALIEDVIEKYIIHLETNLHSVYIRGSIPRGVGIYGVSDLDTIAIVRKKVKHLDLSWVEEVEQTLNAQYECVNGVEFSFYYIEDILAASTFSIIPFMLKTHSICVAGADVRPMLPDYKADRTLGNEHLVNLATHIERAKEDLDGNEDPVDIMDCCTWIMKIIVRAGLALVIEKEHRYTRDLYPAYQLFSNHYPEKSAAMRQAVMYAIQPIENPHEITSFLYNMGHWMIHEAEKWLQIYNPKKDLHMKLLK from the coding sequence TTGACAATCATTAAAAACATAGGACGACTTTGTCCAACCAATGAAAATGGAACGATTCAAAACGACTCTAGCCATGCATCTGTACCACCGGAGTTTAGAGCTTTAATTGAAGATGTTATTGAAAAGTACATAATTCATTTGGAAACCAATTTACATAGTGTTTATATTAGAGGTTCCATTCCTCGAGGAGTAGGAATCTATGGTGTGTCAGATTTAGATACGATTGCAATTGTGAGGAAAAAGGTGAAGCATCTTGACCTCAGCTGGGTAGAAGAAGTTGAGCAGACATTGAATGCACAATACGAATGTGTGAATGGTGTGGAATTTAGTTTCTATTACATAGAAGATATCCTTGCAGCTTCTACATTCTCCATCATTCCGTTTATGCTGAAGACTCATAGCATTTGTGTGGCTGGAGCAGACGTTAGGCCGATGCTGCCAGACTATAAGGCAGATCGAACGTTAGGTAATGAACACCTTGTGAATCTTGCAACTCATATTGAAAGGGCAAAAGAAGACCTAGATGGCAATGAAGATCCTGTTGATATCATGGACTGCTGCACTTGGATTATGAAAATCATTGTAAGAGCGGGTTTGGCACTTGTCATAGAAAAAGAGCACCGATATACAAGAGATTTGTACCCGGCCTATCAGTTATTTTCAAATCATTATCCTGAAAAATCTGCTGCTATGAGACAGGCAGTCATGTATGCTATTCAACCCATTGAAAACCCGCATGAAATCACTTCGTTTTTATATAACATGGGACACTGGATGATTCATGAGGCGGAAAAATGGCTGCAGATCTACAACCCAAAAAAGGATCTACATATGAAACTATTAAAATGA